A genome region from Penaeus chinensis breed Huanghai No. 1 chromosome 15, ASM1920278v2, whole genome shotgun sequence includes the following:
- the LOC125032663 gene encoding uncharacterized protein LOC125032663, which yields MANTREMPAMDQHPRLSLAEVLHSCKSYEEALSEVRHLNQADGCREDLPAWTPTAGSVLQRLTETVLNRGHLPDCCDLLQFQAIYANSGNVVDPKPLILSYLQFNSFSKTVVSLKAAVTDMKLFWQCLNWLLKCLLRNSRDALLRHLPEIGQELLCSVLDTSAHIGLRRLRIEELNDLLEVSSQEDRETFKKKCDLQVKDLCNLLKIAGNYDFQTSIVEAIFRLSTTAERVRCVSQWFPMVDCTVHSLFTRISDFEPDCRRFLNAYNAALGRYRLVYTFPCVSAFVGELQLIKPKAANYEKFWVDFNTACSSVLLFHQMMDSSPDQPWESLTVSFDDIKTVTLYRAVHSFRLVFVMKNVENTVTLFSSPLLQKCKDLVTATITLEFECSELLQKAAYLLYEERLNVISQEPDNLKYRKKHKKSKDSSSSGSGRKMSSSVVVPCTLEVLSTDHQVSARQQHANKYGGFLSSHSGHSSRKKTSISKQELFLDTEDTQFTPSEKVSSQESAKKYKASVSIMDIDACASSVRNEGITENTKASIAVVPCVSRIIGESDGKVQNRDRKEYIDSPHISGSLDRYLPTQDADLLNRAMDSYESKKQKKLDSSSESDKEIVPCSLSTQERWESHRIHVDLKSRKKQCQELPVVDPSGDLGAKAGSKISEDEIEGQSKYFRKRSNRNIQGEEDFVPEVKSVQPDSKEKETGVPKASPSDLPMQRSTECKEFMVSQMRPVQPHSKGREIVVQEATPNDLPVQGKRGLQQNSTECKEAEISEVSPVQTNSKNRDTVVPEVTPEATNNDMPVEEKRIRKKSSREPTKAQMMTPKTYPLRSRSKLSDEKNKDSFVYAKASSVGPKAKQRRSLGTSPKLKSSSSPNYPTLKFTSPMVGSLSQAESSPMGKLRSEGKHSKDFLQTSKWSPSTSNDKVGDNSGHVIKGETYRYCKSRQRVPKLNYSMSDPIDAEAVEAAVSKSPRPKAPSTLGSTSVIHKSPRSVAKYDKKQKISSPTPVLVASEHDHQKHVALSSELKHDKLQLQTHYQHDPGNKEISETSTINKSDFKCPETSVGSLPNQGHENSSGGEPVAGELNVLPQPDEYMSNDFYATPDVALSETEKPLFNTLQSAADTVKPVSSAIVPLTQESTPVTSVTAIVHRDGTGITTPHLHTQTEFPSFPMRSGAKWPDTPRPTFESDPCLSPLLMPEGNIPCTEVPNRSPDTSNPMLTGSFSAVLDGEVLKEGLSGSPIPKFLDTGESMSKSPVFSKEAQEKTTKDLAYLDHASDLRSGLSCNIDCNPLDGSQGKTADEDGAGKCANTGERNVYDTNNERGEEMARSVLDKNKGNTMKDEIEQETIPNASVFNFLGSGKSPSKTLKSTLKILAEYPVKPSGLKTPGKQFKLLKNADSNETRSKANTYPAKKKTKSVYPLGRSKSTSPTFTDQKECDRVSVKSKKKLYDVFTESMLIETPPENTSITDISGGRNDKELHSSEQKRSSTSSSKRRQNETYTVEKETSINQSQSTGPESFGHADSARVDSGLKDTEGKPKRGRGRPSLSSRAKETGLSVYSKSTKNRKGKRSGRTTEAGGFLEYPEIKDPSPRSHTVYSDFDFDSSHPETDHSWMYEKKKKKKNFNVCHTYKNRSKLRSLSKESSEDEWAPFKLRKKWSRKRPENLLSDSNNEENYAKKPRREKRPRNCQKRISYEEDTTDSEFSKNKKRHLDSSVDLVSTEKSLSWLARVERVESPELLRNTSRSSVDSGPPNILDFKLTATKIRDKDAKLQKIQSGIAESFGFSSQEENDTRHSKPVSKRIRKSVEDTQIKDMLQKILPQQEKTARVRPDPELLVNLSDQQIVPQPPNNTPVSMEVDPNMSHPFDADDPAQLILDGAANPDDPSEKLEILHSKQNPSDVDTTQVFDVGEISQIMKNKINFPNASCGPLQSTLIHESESCLVNQGRFSYVSEADNSYIEQLESQCSATGLNSAVDNEGANNGSPYMDSDANPWLRLDDSVSEDPDYERVSMIPRHPGSSPSDEGSPAVGENCPDCSLSSITKTTHTATPVITEPTIVPESVTRATELSPESPKSLPVPLLELYSRAPENPETCNLGHIQEAQKLGDKDSLEAKQPVQHESKSLGTKKEDYNNVISELAGLQSDTNLASQTTSKLTNILERLSSNVIEETHGNNLHTPCLHEEMLQKTPPRLVPRDLFNTTKGSGTVTDDANIKIMYDVLNTLSTPMSKASSALNRVVAALEEAKELLTTKMSL from the exons ATGGCAAACACTAGAGAAATGCCAGCCATGGATCAGCATCCAAGGCTGAGCCTGGCCGAGGTCCTTCATTCCTGCAAGTCCTATGAGGAAGCCCTGAGCGAAGTCAGACACCTCAATCAAGCAGATGGTTGCAGGGAAGATCTTCCTGCCTGGACCCCCACTGCGGGATCTGTGTTGCAGCGGTTAACGGAGACG GTGTTAAACAGAGGGCACCTTCCTGACTGCTGTGACTTGCTGCAGTTCCAAGCAATATATGCTAACAGTGGGAATGTAGTGGACCCCAAGCCACTAATCTTGTCCTACCTGCAGTTCAACAGCTTTTCTAAGACAGTTGTCTCATTGAAAGCAGCTGTAACAGACATGAAACTCTTCTGGCAGTGTTTGAACTGGTTATTGAAA TGCTTGCTTAGAAACTCCCGTGACGCTCTTCTGAGGCACTTGCCCGAGATAGGCCAGGAACTCCTTTGCTCGGTCCTGGACACCAGCGCACATATTGGCCTGAGAAGACTGAGGATTGAGGAACTCAATGACCTCCTGGAAGTATCTAGCCAAGAGGATCGGGAGACGTTTAAGAAGAAGTGCGACCTGCAAGT AAAGGATCTTTGCAATCTGCTGAAAATTGCCGGTAATTACGACTTCCAGACCAGCATAGTGGAAGCTATCTTTCGCTTATCTACCACTGCAGAGAGAGTGCGCTGTGTTAGCCAGTGGTTTCCTATGGTGGATTGCACTGTGCATTCTCTTTTCACCAGAATTTCAGACTTTGAGCCT GATTGTCGTAGGTTTCTCAATGCTTACAATGCAGCACTTGGTCGTTATCGATTAGTTTACACATTTCCTTGTGTTAGTGCTTTTGTTGGGGAACTGCAACTTATAAAGCCTAAG GCTGCAAACTATGAGAAATTTTGGGTGGACTTCAATACAGCTTGCAGCTCCGTTCTTCTTTTCCACCAGATGATGGATTCATCTCCAGAC CAACCCTGGGAAAGCCTAACAGTGTCCTTCGATGACATCAAGACGGTGACACTTTACCGCGCTGTTCATTCCTTTAGACTGGTGTTTGTGatgaaaaatgtagaaaacaCGGTCACTCTTTTTAGCTCCCCGTTGCTGCAGAAATGTAAGGACCTGGTGACAGCTACTATCACTCTGGAGTTTGAATGTTCAGAGTTACTACAGAAAGCTGCTTACCTATTGTATGAAGAACGATTAAAT GTTATCAGCCAGGAGCCAGACAACTTGAAATAtaggaaaaaacacaaaaagagtaAG GATAGTTCTTCTTCAGGGTCAGGGCGGAAAATGTCAAGCAGTGTTGTAGTTCCCTGTACATTAGAAGTCCTCTCAACAGACCATCag GTTTCAGCCAGACAGCAACATGCAAACAAGTATGGTGGTTTTTTGTCATCACATTCTGGACACTCCTCTAGGAAGAAAACTTCTATTTCCAAACAAGAGCTGTTTCTGGATACAGAGG ATACCCAATTTACACCTTCTGAAAAGGTGTCATCACAGGAATCAGCCAAGAAATACAAAGCATCTGTAAGCATCATGGACATTGATGCTTGTGCAAGTTCAGTTAGAAATGAAGGAATTACAGAAAATACCAAGGCATCTATTGCTGTAGTGCCATGTGTTAGCAGGATTATAGGAGAATCTGATGGAAAGGTTCAAAATCGGGACAGAAAGGAGTATATTGATTCACCACACATCAGTGGATCTCTTGACAGGTACCTGCCAACCCAAGATGCAGATCTGCTGAACAGGGCTATGGATTCCTATGAAAGTAAAAAACAGAAGAAGCTTGACAGCTCATCTGAAAGTGATAAAGAGATTGTGCCTTGCTCACTTAGTACACAAGAGAGGTGGGAGTCACATAGGATTCATGTTGATCTAAAGTCAAGAAAGAAGCAATGTCAAGAGCTGCCAGTTGTAGATCCTTCAGGGGATCTGGGAGCCAAAGCAGGGAGTAAAATATCAGAGGATGAGATAGAAGGTCAGAGTAAGTACTTCAGAAAAAGGAGCAATAGAAACATACAAGGTGAAGAGGATTTTGTGCCTGAGGTGAAATCAGTGCAGCCAGactcaaaggagaaagagactggAGTTCCAAAGGCAAGCCCTAGTGATTTGCCAATGCAGAGGAGCACAGAATGTAAAGAGTTCATGGTTTCTCAGATGAGACCAGTTCAGCCACATTCAAAGGGTAGAGAGATTGTAGTTCAGGAGGCAACTCCTAATGATTTACCAGTGCAAGGAAAGAGGGGACTTCAACAGAATAGCACAGAATGCAAAGAAGCAGAGATTTCTGAGGTGAGTCCAGTACAGACAAATTCAAAGAACAGAGACACTGTAGTTCCTGAAGTAACCCCAGAGGCAACCAATAATGACATGCctgtagaagaaaagagaattagaaaaaaaagttccAGGGAACCTACCAAAGCTCAAATGATGACTCCCAAAACCTACCCTTTACGCAGCCGTTCCAAGTTATCTGATGAGAAAAACAAGGACTCCTTTGTATATGCAAAGGCCTCTTCTGTTGGTCCAAAAGCAAAACAGAGAAGGTCTCTAGGAACATCACCCAAACTTAAGAGTTCGTCTTCACCAAATTATCCGACTTTGAAGTTCACTTCGCCTATGGTGGGCTCATTATCACAGGCTGAATCTTCTCCCATGGGAAAACTCAGGTCAGAGGGAAAGCATTCAAAGGATTTTCTTCAAACTTCGAAGTGGTCACCATCTACCTCTAATGATAAAGTTGGAGATAATTCAGGACATGTCATAAAAGGTGAGACTTATAGATATTGTAAAAGTAGGCAACGGGTTCCAAAATTAAATTATTCCATGTCTGATCCAATAGATGCTGAGGCTGTTGAGGCTGCAGTGTCAAAGAGCCCCAGACCAAAAGCACCAAGTACATTAGGTTCTACTTCTGTAATACATAAGTCTCCCAGATCTGTagcaaaatatgataagaaaCAAAAGATTTCTTCACCCACTCCAGTTCTTGTAGCCTCAGAACATGACCATCAAAAACATGTAGCTTTAAGCAGTGAATTAAAGCATGATAAACTACAACTTCAAACCCATTATCAACATGACCCAGGTAATAAAGAAATTTCAGAAACCAGCACAATAAACAAATCAGACTTTAAATGTCCTGAAACATCAGTTGGTTCTCTCCCAAATCAAGGTCATGAAAACTCCAGTGGAGGTGAACCAGTGGCAGGAGAATTAAATGTTTTACCACAACCAGATGAATATATGTCTAATGATTTTTATGCAACTCCTGATGTTGCTTTATCAGAAACAGAAAAGCCTTTGTTTAATACATTGCAGTCTGCAGCAGACACAGTTAAACCTGTTTCATCAGCTATAGTTCCTCTTACTCAAGAAAGTACCCCAGTTACTTCTGTGACTGCCATAGTACACAGAGATGGCACAGGTATTACAACACCTCAtcttcacacacaaacagaatttCCAAGTTTCCCCATGAGGTCTGGTGCAAAGTGGCCAGATACACCTAGGCCTACTTTTGAATCTGACCCATGCTTATCTCCATTGCTTATGCCAGAGGGGAATATACCTTGTACAGAAGTACCAAATAGATCACCAGATACAAGCAACCCGATGTTAACTGGATCCTTTTCAGCAGTGCTAGATGGTGAAGTGTTGAAGGAGGGTCTCTCTGGTTCCCCAATCCCCAAGTTTCTGGATACAGGAGAGAGTATGTCCAAGTCACCAGTTTTTTCTAAGGAAGCTCAGGAGAAAACTACCAAAGATCTGGCATATCTGGATCATGCGTCAGATCTAAGGAGTGGGTTAAGCTGTAACATTGATTGCAATCCACTTGATGGGTCTCAAGGAAAAACTGCTGATGAGGATGGAGCTGGTAAATGTGCAAATACTGGTGAAAGAAATgtgtatgatactaataatgagagGGGTGAAGAAATGGCTAGATCAGTTTTAGATAAGAATAAAGGAAATACAATGAAAGATGAGATAGAACAAGAAACCATTCCAAATGCATCCGTATTCAATTTCCTGGGAAGTGGAAAAAGTCCAAGCAAAACTCTAAAGTCAACACTTAAGATTTTGGCTGAATACCCAGTTAAACCATCAGGATTGAAGACCCCAGGCAAGCAGTTTAAACTTCTAAAAAATGCAGACTCAAATGAAACAAGAAGTAAAGCTAACACCTACCcagcaaaaaagaaaactaagagtGTATATCCTCTGGGTAGAAGCAAGAGTACATCTCCCACTTTCACTGATCAGAAGGAATGTGATCGCGTTAGTGTTAAAAGTAAGAAGAAGCTTTATGATGTTTTTACCGAGTCAATGCTCATAGAGACACCCCCTGAAAATACCAGTATTACAGATATTAGTGGAGGAAGAAATGACAAGGAGCTTCACTCATCTGAACAGAAGAGATCTAGTACAAGCAGTAGTAAGAGGAGGCAAAATGAAACCTACACTGTAGAGAAAGAAACCTCAATTAATCAGTCACAGAGTACAGGGCCCGAGTCCTTTGGTCATGCAGACAGTGCCAGAGTAGATTCAGGACTGAAGGATACGGAAGGAAAAccgaagaggggtaggggaaggcccTCTCTGTCATCAAGAGCCAAGGAGACTGGATTGTCAGTCTATAGCAAATCTACAAAGAACAGAAAAGGCAAACGATCTGGGCGGACAACAGAGGCAGGAGGCTTCCTGGAATACCCAGAGATAAAGGACCCGTCACCAAGAAGCCATACCGTTTATTCTGATTTTGATTTTGACTCGTCCCACCCTGAGACAGACCACAGCTGGAtgtatgagaagaagaaaaagaagaaaaactttaATGTTTGTCACACCTATAAAAACAGGAGCAAATTGAGATCACTGTCAAAGGAAAGCAGTGAAGATGAATGGGCTCCCTTTAAGCTAAGGAAAAAGTGGTCACGAAAACGACCAGAGAACCTCCTATCAGACtcaaataatgaggaaaattatgCCAAGAAACCACGCAGGGAGAAACGACCAAGAAATTGTCAGAAGCGTATTTCATATGAAGAGGACACTACAGACTCTGAATTCAGTAAAAACAAGAAGAGGCATTTAGATAGTTCAGTGGACTTGGTCAGCACTGAAAAGAGCTTATCATGGCtggcgagagtagagagagtagagtcCCCAGAACTGTTAAGAAACACAAGCAGAAGTTCCGTAGATTCAGGACCTCCAAACATACTGGATTTCAAGCTTACTGCAACAAAAATCAGAGATAAGGATGCTAAACTGCAAAAAATCCAATCTGGTATTGCTGAAAGCTTTGGTTTTTCTTCCCAGGAGGAAAATGATACTCGCCACAGTAAGCCTGTTAGTAAAAGAATACGTAAATCGGTCGAGGACACTCAAATTAAAGACATGTTGCAGAAAATACTGCCCCAGCAAGAAAAGACAGCAAGAGTAAGACCAGATCCTGAGCTTCTGGTCAATCTCTCTGATCAGCAGATTGTTCCTCAGCCACCAAATAATACACCTGTCTCCATGGAGGTAGACCCTAATATGTCACATCCATTTGATGCAGATGATCCAGCACAATTAATTTTAGATGGTGCTGCTAATCCAGATGATCCCTCTGAGAAGCTAGAAATACTACATAGCAAACAGAATCCCAGTGATGTTGATACTACACAAGTCTTTGATGTGGGAGAAATAAgtcaaataatgaaaaacaaaattaattttccAAATGCTTCTTGTGGTCCACTACAAAGCACCTTGATTCATGAGTCAGAGTCATGCTTAGTAAACCAGGGTAGGTTTAGCTACGTTTCAGAAGCAGATAATTCATATATTGAACAATTAGAGAGCCAGTGTTCAGCTACAGGATTGAATTCTGCAGTTGATAATGAAGGAGCAAACAATGGCTCTCCATACATGGATAGTGATGCAAATCCCTGGCTAAGATTGGATGACTCCGTCAGTGAAGATCCTGATTATGAGCGCGTCAGCATGATTCCAAGGCACCCAGGATCTTCCCCATCAGATGAAGGTTCGCCAGCAGTCGGTGAAAATTGTCCAGATTGTTCCCTGTCATCTAtaaccaaaaccacacacacagcaacacctGTAATCACAGAGCCTACTATTGTACCAGAATCAGTTACAAGAGCAACAGAACTCTCACCAGAGTCACCAAAAAGCCTTCCAGTGCCATTGTTGGAGCTTTACAGTAGAGCTCCTGAAAATCCTGAAACATGCAATTTGGGTCATATACAAGAGGCACAAAAATTAGGTGATAAAGACTCATTAGAAGCAAAGCAACCTGTACAACATGAAAGTAAAAGTCTAGGTACAAAAAAGGAGGATTATAACAATGTTATTAGTGAACTTGCTGGACTTCAGAGTGATACCAACCTAGCATCTCAAACAACTTCCAAACTTACAAACATATTGGAAAGATTATCAAGTAATGTAATTGAAGAAACACATGGAAACAACTTGCATACACCCTGTTTACATGAGGAAATG CTGCAGAAAACACCACCACGTCTAGTCCCAAGGGACCTCTTCAACACAACTAAAGGTTCAGGAACAGTAACAGATGATgccaatataaaaataatgtatgaTGTGTTAAATACATTATCGACACCAATGTCTAAGGCATCTTCAGCTCTAAACAG GGTAGTGGCAGCCTTAGAAGAAGCAAAGGAGCTGCTGACAACCAAAATGAGTTTATAA
- the LOC125032695 gene encoding probable ATP-dependent DNA helicase HFM1 — MFSVSYENMTSSGSQHRAPYVVAPPPDADQLPSLSQMPSQVPSQMWTEGISSWCHNGQITSASGQMATSGQPRSWEGHFRQTQGQGHESQEGNVYSDQTQTYPVNVPPSGSRAAGTQGFLRPVSLIPEQYRSLFSQFPYFNIVQSTVFDDVFYTDRSLVVSAPTGSGKTVVMELALVRLLMAKATEADAEDVPMPPRVVYMAPMKALVTERYIDWQMRLRELGVICAEITGDTDHDDIAVIAKSQVILTTPEKWDSLTRRWRNHVTLMEAVSLLLIDEVHVLGDQTRGPTMEAVVSRMKTIRTTRPSTSPHRLPLRFVAVSATIPNAEDLAVWLSDGQSPAVTHRLEESLRPVKLRRVVLGYDCLESWSEFRFDLSLTYALATVIATYSENKPTLVFASTRKGAQIAASTLSKEARLVRNSSHKQLLTSVGNLLRDNKLRECLLAGVAYHHAGLDMADRRQVEELFTSGHLPVLVSTSTLAMGVNLPAHLVVVKSTSQYNGSAGGHEEYSTGQILQMIGRAGRPQFDRHATAVIMTKRQLKVRRRRRRERNQERIFQEPKAKVRAQQRYTQSPKIRTLLISSAAARSRVRATTCRGCTQRNIPEHEERGGRH; from the exons ATgttctct gTATCATACGAAAATATGACATCATCGGGCAG CCAGCATCGGGCGCCATACGTGGTGGCACCTCCCCCAGATGCCGACCAGCTGCCTTCACTCTCGCAGATGCCCAGCCAGGTGCCCTCGCAG ATGTGGACTGAAGGTATATCAAGCTGGTGTCACAACGGGCAGATTACAAGCGCAAGCGGACAGATGGCTACTTCCGGTCAGCCAAGGTCATGGGAAGGTCATTTTCGTCAAACGCAAGGTCAAGGGCACGAGTCTCAAGAGGGAAATGTGTACTCCGACCAGACGCAGAC TTACCCTGTTAACGTTCCTCCGTCAGGTTCACGAGCCGCAGGAACTCAAGGCTTCCTTCGACCCGTCTCGTTAATAC CGGAGCAGTATCGGAGCTTGTTTTCTCAGTTCCCATATTTTAATATCGTTCAGTCAACTGTCTTCGATGATGTCTTTTACACGG ATCGCTCGCTGGTCGTGTCGGCTCCCACCGGCTCTGGGAAAACCGTGGTGATGGAGTTAGCCCTCGTGCGCCTCCTGATGGCCAAGGCAACGGAGGCGGACGCGGAGGACGTTCCTATGCCTCCCAGAGTCGTGTATA TGGCGCCCATGAAGGCCCTGGTGACAGAGCGGTACATAGACTGGCAAATGCGTCTGCGGGAACTGGGTGTTATTTGTGCAGAGATCACGGGCGACACAGATCACGATGATATTGCTGTTATAGCAAAATCACAG GTAATTCTCACCACTCCGGAAAAATGGGATTCCCTCACTCGCCGCTGGAGGAACCACGTCACTCTCATGGAAGCTGTTTCACTCTTGCTCATCGACGAG GTACACGTGTTGGGTGACCAAACCCGAGGTCCCACCATGGAGGCGGTGGTGTCGCGGATGAAGACCATACGCACGACGAGGCCTTCCACTTCGCCCCATAGACTTCCCCTCAG GTTTGTTGCGGTTTCGGCAACGATTCCCAATGCAGAAGACTTGGCGGTTTGGTTGTCAGATGGACAGAGCCCTGCTGTGACACACAG gTTAGAGGAGTCGTTACGACCAGTGAAGCTCCGTCGGGTCGTCCTCGGGTACGACTGCCTCGAGTCTTGGAGTGAGTTTAGGTTCGACTTGTCTCTCACGTACGCTCTGGCCACGGTCATTGCCACTTACAGTGAGAATAAGCCCACGCTG GTGTTTGCCTCCACACGTAAGGGGGCGCAAATAGCCGCTTCAACGCTGAGCAAGGAAGCACGTCTTGTGAGGAACTCTAGCCATAAGCAACTGCTTACTTCCGTCGGCAATCTCCTTCGGGATAACAAACTCAGAG AATGCTTGCTTGCCGGGGTAGCTTATCACCACGCCGGCCTAGACATGGCTGACCGTCGCCAGGTGGAAGAACTCTTTACGTCCGGTCATTTGCCCGTTCTTGTGTCCACAAGCACTCTCG CCATGGGCGTGAATCTGCCGGCACACCTCGTGGTAGTGAAGTCCACCTCTCAGTACAACGGGAGCGCGGGCGGCCATGAAGAATACTCCACTGGCCAAATCCTACAGATGATCGGGCGTGCGGGGCGTCCTCAGTTCGATAGACACGCGACCGCTGTTATTATGACCAAGAGGCAGCTAAAGGTAAGGAGGAGACGTAGACGTGAAAGGAACCAGGAgagaatttt TCAAGAGCCAAAAGCAAAAGTCAGGGCCCAGCAGAGGTACACACAATCGCCTAAGATAAGGACGCTGTTGATTTCCTCCGCCGCTGCCCGTAGTCGTGTGCGTGCAACGACTTGCCGCGGTTGTACACAGAGGAACATTCCAGAACATGAAGAACGAGGAGGTCGTCACTGA
- the LOC125033021 gene encoding pro-resilin-like, with protein MTARVFISLCLVATVALAMPQYDQQQQQQANTGKQLQAQPMMPMNYDFQWEVNNQEYQNYYGHQEAAVNGRVDGSYHVWLPDGRLMKVEYYVDGDSGFVPTITYEDGYAPNWGNSYFNRR; from the exons ATGACTGCCCGTGTGTTCATCTCTCTGTGTCTTGTGGCCACGGTGGCCCTGGCGATGCCGCAGTAtgaccagcagcagcagcagcaagcaAACACCGGGAAGCAGCTGCAGGCCCAGCCGATGATGCCCATGAAT TACGACTTCCAGTGGGAGGTGAACAACCAGGAATACCAGAACTACTACGGCCACCAGGAGGCCGCTGTTAACGGCCGCGTTGACGGCTCCTACCACGTGtggctccccgacggccgcctcaTGAAGGTTGAGTATTACGTGGATGGAGACTCCGGTTTCGTTCCTACCATCACCTACGAGGACGGCTACGCACCCAACTGGGGCAACTCTTACTTCAACAGAAGGTAG